The Montipora capricornis isolate CH-2021 chromosome 6, ASM3666992v2, whole genome shotgun sequence genome has a window encoding:
- the LOC138050381 gene encoding uncharacterized protein: MARRAGPLAEISPGDAEISASGLEKFSYKTRHPGNRAENYHSAHVKFADQKERGSHFNMAAVESSPDCESNAPKTRKRKQFRWDEKMIENLIDSLQSYKATMLYKGLDFNGDKSHQYKEIRISMAKIYLDKDVTLFGPVTSPSLPEDFKDLSKEEQKKSKKLVKESTDLINRGNKRVMEKVKEIRQNFSKAVVSGRRSGSGKIVFEYYDKLVTLWGGSASSEPLAFGVGSDDFEEDDTQDIDCEQEVQNVEEDKGENDGLDEGVHVEEKDEENEEEEPVSKKAKSSVPRLIDSKRKHLEKSLSAAQRDQLLLKEAKDDAQFRKDLAQAMRESTESFTSSIKDISKAMTDLGQGLCRSLEMLSRSFQPPTPVNQNMFYQAPYAGPNHVQNMQPGYFHQMLDPTQNPHAQEWE, translated from the coding sequence ATGGCTAGGCGGGCTGGCccgcttgccgagatctcgCCTGGCgatgccgagatctcggcaagcgggctggaaaaattctcatataaaACACGCCATCCCGGTAACCGGGCTGAAAATTATCATTCTGCGCATGTCAAGTTCGCTGATCAAAAAGAACGCGGCTCACacttcaacatggcggcggtaGAAAGTAGTCCAGATTGTGAATCTAATGctccaaaaacaaggaaaagaaagcaaTTTCGATGGGATGAAAAGATGATAGAGAACTTAATAGACTCTCTACAGAGTTATAAAGCAACTATGTTGTACAAAGGTTTGGATTTCAACGGCGATAAGAGCCATCAATATAAAGAAATCAGAATATCTATGGCAAAGATTTATCTCGATAAAGATGTTACTCTTTTCGGTCCTGTGACTTCCCCTTCTTTGCCTGAAGATTTCAAAGATTTatcaaaagaagaacaaaagaaatccaaaaagcTTGTAAAGGAATCAACAGATCTCATAAACAGAGGAAACAAGAGAGTTATGGAAAAAGTAAAGGAGATAAGGCAGAATTTCAGTAAAGCTGTTGTTTCAGGTAGAAGGAGTGGAAGTGGAAAGATAGTCTTTGAATATTACGACAAACTTGTGACCTTATGGGGAGGATCAGCTTCATCTGAACCTCTTGCATTCGGAGTAGGTTCAGATGATTTTGAAGAAGATGATACACAAGATATTGATTGTGAACAAGAAGTACAAAATGTAGAAGAGGATAAAGGTGAGAATGATGGGTTAGACGAAGGTGTACATGTAGAGGAGAAagatgaagaaaatgaagaggAAGAACCAGTCAGTAAGAAAGCTAAAAGCTCTGTACCACGTTTGATTGACAGCAAAAGGAaacatcttgaaaaaagtctttCTGCTGCTCAAAGAGATCAACTGTTATTAAAGGAAGCAAAGGATGATGCACAGTTCAGAAAGGATTTAGCACAGGCTATGCGAGAATCAACAGAGAGCTTTACAAGCAGCATCAAGGATATCAGCAAGGCTATGACAGATCTTGGTCAAGGGTTATGTAGATCATTAGAGATGTTGTCACGATCATTTCAACCTCCAACTCCTGTTAATCAGAATATGTTTTATCAAGCACCATATGCTGGTCCAAATCACGTCCAAAATATGCAACCTGGCTACTTTCACCAAATGTTGGATCCCACTCAAAATCCCCACGCTCAAGAATGGGAATAA
- the LOC138053470 gene encoding putative nuclease HARBI1, whose product MAPRVKSSLIPAALHVLTAVSLVFQLYGIIIMWKVNELRRNQAVFTDILRKRNYFIQKMKHRKQRALNRSKRSCWYKKGRTDLWWKNLINGVADEESWNKNFRMSRGSFMYLVDELRPHISPDQRSPNNRALTAEKKLGLTLYFLKDTGSIRMTANTFGVAVCTASMTVTEVCKAISSNLGPKYIYLPKDIESMRKKVSEFEANFGMTQAFGCVDGTHIPIKRPSENSQDYFCYKQYFSLNIQAVCDYRGFFMDVECKWPGSVHDAKVFANSSINAKFRDNKLPTTYQSPVSSGVKVPSYLIGDPAYPLLPFCMKEYDTCARDEQVIFNNLLRSARNPIECAFGRLKARWAILTRSMNFKLEEMPTIIYACFVLHNFCEKQNAYIDQDVVNSQVEVIKRNEAQFKNIPDPTYSYNEDEGNVIRKILTDIVLQNM is encoded by the coding sequence atggcgccGCGGGTGAAATCTTCGTTGATTCCCGCTGCATTGCATGTGTTAACAGCTGTTTCATTAGTATTTCAGCTCTATGGAATCATTATAATGTGGAAAGTTAATGAGCTGAGGAGAAATCAAGCTGTTTTTACTGATATTTTGCGAAAACGAAACTATTTTATACAGAAGATGAAACATCGAAAACAGCGAGCATTGAACCGAAGTAAGCGATCTTGCTGGTACAAGAAAGGACGAACCGATTTATGGTGGAAAAACCTAATTAATGGTGTAGCAGATGAGGAGTCCTGGAATAAAAATTTTAGGATGTCAAGGGGATCATTCATGTATCTCGTAGACGAGTTGAGGCCGCACATATCACCCGACCAAAGATCACCAAATAATAGAGCCTTAACCGCAGAAAAAAAGTTAGGACTGACATTGTACTTCTTAAAAGACACAGGTTCAATACGTATGACTGCCAACACCTTTGGAGTGGCAGTTTGTACTGCTTCTATGACAGTAACTGAAGTTTGCAAAGCAATTTCTAGTAATCTTGGACCAAAGTACATCTACCTCCCCAAAGATATTGAAAGCATGAGGAAAAAAGTATCAGAATTTGAAGCAAATTTTGGAATGACACAAGCTTTTGGTTGTGTTGATGGAACACATATTCCTATCAAGCGCCCTTCAGAAAACTCACaagattatttttgttataaacAATACTTCTCCCTAAATATTCAGGCTGTCTGTGACTACAGGGGATTCTTCATGGATGTAGAATGCAAGTGGCCTGGTAGTGTACACGATGCTAAGGTTTTTGCAAATTCTTCTATCAATGCAAAGTTTAGAGATAACAAGTTGCCAACTACTTACCAGTCACCAGTCTCAAGTGGTGTCAAAGTACCTAGCTATCTCATTGGTGACCCAGCATATCCACTGCTTCCATTCTGCATGAAAGAATATGATACATGTGCCAGAGATGAGCAAGTTATATTCAATAACCTGCTTCGTTCAGCTAGAAATCCCATTGAATGTGCTTTTGGGCGTCTTAAAGCAAGATGGGCCATACTTACCAGGAGTATGAATTTCAAGCTTGAGGAAATGCCAACAATTATTTATGCATGTTTTGTCTTGCATAATTTTTGTGAAAAGCAAAATGCATACATTGATCAAGATGTTGTGAATTCCCAAGTTGAAGTAATCAAGAGAAATGAAGCCCAATTCAAGAACATCCCAGATCCTACTTATTCTTACAATGAAGATGAAGGAAATGTCATCAGGAAAATTCTTACTGACATAGTGCTTCAGAACATGTAA